The proteins below come from a single uncultured Carboxylicivirga sp. genomic window:
- a CDS encoding TonB-dependent receptor gives MNSLKMRLASVILFLSIGLGLSAQQLQVGGSVIDAKTKEPIPGVTVFVKDTQRGTITMPDGNFSIMVSDGETLVFSFIGYVNQEVVVSDQANYNIQLAQDFVSVDEVVVVGYGETKKGDLTGAVSNVSAKDFNPGVASTPEQLINGKVSGVQITAGSGSPSAGSTIRIRGGASLNASNDPLIVLDGVPLESGGISGNSNNFLSMINPNDIESMTVLKDASSTAIYGSRASNGVIIITTKKGSKDKLRINFTTSNQVQVKTKTADMLSTDQFIDVINSNGSADQRALLGNANTDWNKEIFKPAFGTDNNLSLSGAFAEKVPFRFSVGYYNQDGILDPDNVQRTTGNFNVSPSFLEDHLKVNVGLKGTYNQNTFANTSAIWGGATYNPTIPVYSGNDLYGGYTEGVDSNGNLANGVVSNPVGLLKQNSSTSDVSRFIGNVDVDYKFHFLPELKFHATLGYDYAKGEGEIYVPAHAAEYFFSNGRDYSYGPEKKENRLLTTYFNYKKDLGSFDSNVDVTAGYDYQFWKSSTNAYNTYNTLGEVQSSVAADDQRHVLISYYGRLNYSLKSKYMLTATVRTDGTSRFSEDNRWGLFPSLALAWRLSEEGFLADIDALSNLKLRASYGVTGQQEGIGNYNYLPVYVGSQPGADYIFGNSVVSTYRPSAYAADLKWETTKSFNYGIDFGFINNRISGSVEYYTRNTEDLLSTVPVAAGTNFDKNILTNVGNVDSKGVEFVLNAVPVDNADWTWNLSFNATWQDQKVTNLSLNPAAGITSVPIGTTIDSYYLQILTEGYAPYMFNVYHQLYDEAGKPIEGAYADINGDGVIDSNDLYHYQSPMPDFMFGLSTSVRYKKWNLSTSLRSYLNNYVYNGMAMNTGAFNTVSYNSAQLNNLNASYLETGFQSRQYLSDHYVENASFIRMDNLSLSYDFGRIRDMFNLSVTGLVQNVFTITKYTGIDPEIYNGVDLDFYPRPRVFSLSLGLTF, from the coding sequence ATGAATAGTCTAAAGATGCGTTTGGCTTCTGTAATTCTGTTCCTGAGTATTGGATTGGGTCTTTCGGCTCAGCAACTTCAGGTAGGTGGCTCAGTAATCGACGCAAAAACAAAAGAGCCTATACCAGGTGTTACGGTATTTGTAAAAGATACTCAAAGAGGTACTATTACAATGCCTGATGGTAACTTCTCGATAATGGTAAGCGATGGAGAAACATTGGTTTTCTCATTTATCGGATACGTTAATCAAGAAGTAGTTGTAAGTGATCAAGCAAATTATAATATCCAGCTAGCTCAAGATTTTGTAAGTGTTGATGAAGTAGTAGTAGTAGGATATGGCGAAACTAAAAAAGGTGATTTAACCGGAGCTGTGTCTAATGTGTCGGCAAAGGATTTTAATCCGGGAGTAGCAAGTACACCAGAACAATTGATTAATGGTAAAGTTTCCGGAGTTCAAATTACAGCAGGTAGTGGTTCTCCAAGTGCAGGAAGTACTATCCGTATTCGTGGTGGAGCTTCGTTAAATGCAAGTAACGATCCGTTGATTGTATTAGATGGTGTACCATTAGAGTCGGGTGGTATCAGTGGTAACTCAAATAACTTTTTGAGTATGATCAACCCTAACGATATCGAAAGCATGACTGTTTTGAAGGATGCATCATCAACAGCTATTTATGGTTCACGTGCTTCTAATGGAGTTATTATTATCACAACAAAAAAAGGTAGTAAAGATAAATTACGTATCAACTTTACAACATCGAATCAGGTTCAGGTTAAAACCAAAACGGCTGATATGTTGTCAACCGATCAGTTTATTGATGTTATTAATAGTAATGGTTCAGCTGATCAACGTGCTTTGTTAGGTAATGCCAATACAGACTGGAATAAGGAGATTTTTAAACCTGCTTTTGGTACCGATAATAATTTGAGTTTGTCGGGTGCTTTTGCCGAAAAAGTTCCATTCCGTTTTTCGGTTGGTTACTATAATCAGGATGGTATTTTAGATCCTGATAATGTGCAACGTACTACTGGTAACTTCAATGTGTCACCTTCGTTTTTAGAAGATCACTTAAAAGTTAATGTAGGTTTAAAAGGTACTTATAATCAAAATACTTTTGCTAATACATCTGCTATTTGGGGAGGTGCTACTTATAATCCAACCATTCCTGTGTATTCGGGTAATGATTTATATGGTGGATATACCGAAGGGGTAGATAGCAATGGAAACTTAGCTAACGGTGTTGTTTCTAACCCTGTTGGTTTACTAAAACAAAATTCATCAACCAGTGATGTAAGTCGTTTTATTGGTAATGTGGATGTTGATTATAAATTTCATTTCTTACCTGAATTGAAATTCCATGCTACTCTAGGGTATGATTATGCAAAAGGAGAAGGCGAAATTTATGTACCGGCTCATGCTGCAGAGTATTTCTTCTCAAATGGTAGAGATTATTCATATGGTCCTGAGAAAAAAGAGAACAGACTCTTAACTACTTATTTCAATTACAAAAAGGATTTAGGTTCTTTCGATAGTAATGTGGATGTAACAGCCGGTTACGATTATCAGTTTTGGAAGAGTAGTACAAATGCCTATAATACTTACAATACTTTAGGAGAAGTACAAAGTAGTGTTGCCGCAGATGATCAACGACATGTTTTGATTTCTTATTATGGAAGATTAAATTATTCGTTGAAATCGAAGTATATGTTAACAGCTACTGTTCGTACTGATGGAACATCTCGTTTTAGCGAAGATAACCGTTGGGGATTATTCCCATCTTTGGCATTAGCATGGCGTTTGTCTGAAGAAGGTTTCTTAGCTGATATTGATGCACTTTCTAATTTGAAATTACGCGCAAGTTATGGTGTTACAGGTCAGCAAGAAGGTATTGGTAACTACAATTATTTACCTGTTTACGTAGGAAGTCAGCCTGGTGCTGATTATATTTTTGGTAATTCAGTTGTTAGCACATATCGTCCAAGTGCCTATGCGGCCGATTTAAAATGGGAAACAACAAAATCATTTAATTACGGTATCGATTTTGGCTTTATCAATAACCGTATTAGCGGTTCGGTTGAATATTATACAAGAAACACAGAGGATTTGTTATCTACCGTTCCTGTAGCTGCAGGTACTAATTTCGACAAAAACATTCTTACAAACGTGGGTAATGTTGATAGTAAAGGGGTGGAATTTGTATTAAATGCAGTTCCTGTTGATAATGCAGATTGGACTTGGAACCTTAGTTTCAATGCAACTTGGCAAGATCAAAAAGTAACCAACTTATCGTTGAATCCAGCTGCTGGTATTACCAGTGTACCTATTGGAACAACAATCGACAGTTATTATTTGCAAATTTTAACAGAAGGATATGCTCCCTACATGTTTAATGTTTATCATCAGTTGTACGATGAAGCTGGTAAACCAATCGAAGGTGCTTACGCTGATATTAATGGTGATGGTGTAATTGATTCAAACGATTTGTATCACTACCAATCTCCAATGCCCGACTTTATGTTTGGTCTTAGCACATCGGTTCGCTATAAAAAATGGAACTTGTCTACAAGTCTTCGTTCTTACTTAAACAACTATGTATATAATGGTATGGCGATGAATACTGGTGCATTTAATACTGTATCGTATAATAGTGCACAGTTAAATAATTTGAATGCAAGTTATTTAGAAACTGGTTTCCAATCTCGTCAGTATTTATCAGACCATTATGTTGAGAATGCTTCTTTCATTCGTATGGATAACTTGTCGTTGAGTTATGATTTTGGTCGCATCAGAGATATGTTCAATTTAAGTGTTACTGGTTTGGTACAAAACGTATTTACAATTACCAAATACACAGGAATCGATCCTGAAATTTATAATGGTGTTGATCTTGATTTCTATCCTCGTCCTAGAGTTTTCTCTTTAAGCTTAGGTTTAACTTTTTAA
- a CDS encoding RagB/SusD family nutrient uptake outer membrane protein → MKNIIYLFAIGIVLSLSSCHDDLNQYPHEQETSETVFSKPENYISALAKCYASFVITGQEVDNNKDLSSNKGYAYYRNYINLQECGTDEIGSTWLEGDNTANISYLTWDANDIYVSDAYYRIYYTISLCNEFLKNATDGRIAGFTEAQQAEIRDYREEARFLRAFAYSHALDLFHDVPYADEATIGSSDLPEEIKAPALFNFLTTELKDCSEGMMTAEECEYGHAPRAAAWMLLSRLYLNSEVYGVEAKYDSCMIYSQKVLDEGYDLEADYTKLFNADNSKRVGSGNEIIFSLVHDGNNVVSYDVASYLTLGQVDDENGYDLSQLGLETAWNMFRLRGNFTELFTEEEDSRNLIYQGSNSQYMTNGMEDRTGGYFAVKWSNLLDDGTAAQTIGTSVTGNDFPVFRLAEAYLNYAEAAYRGGSNKDIALNYVNIVRQERGASVVEESQLAASQNGIANKFFLDERGREFYLEAMRRTDLIRFDCFTNNKYLWEWKGGAQDGVAVNNKYNIYPIPATEIIANPNLSNQYY, encoded by the coding sequence ATGAAAAATATAATATATTTATTCGCGATAGGTATTGTTTTGAGTTTGTCGTCTTGTCACGATGACTTAAACCAATATCCACACGAACAGGAAACATCTGAAACTGTTTTTTCAAAGCCGGAGAATTACATTTCTGCCTTGGCAAAATGCTATGCTTCGTTTGTAATTACAGGTCAGGAAGTGGATAATAATAAAGATTTAAGTAGTAATAAAGGATACGCATATTATCGTAATTATATTAACCTGCAAGAGTGTGGAACCGATGAAATTGGCTCTACTTGGTTAGAAGGAGATAATACAGCTAATATTAGCTACCTAACATGGGATGCCAATGATATTTATGTATCTGATGCCTATTATCGTATTTACTATACTATCTCGTTGTGCAACGAATTTTTGAAAAATGCAACGGATGGTCGTATCGCTGGATTTACTGAGGCACAACAAGCTGAAATTAGAGATTATCGCGAAGAAGCTAGATTTTTAAGAGCTTTTGCTTATTCACATGCTTTAGATTTATTCCACGATGTTCCTTATGCCGATGAGGCAACCATTGGTAGTTCAGATTTACCAGAAGAAATAAAAGCTCCTGCTTTATTTAATTTCTTAACTACTGAACTAAAGGATTGTAGTGAAGGAATGATGACTGCCGAAGAGTGCGAATATGGTCATGCACCTCGTGCCGCTGCATGGATGTTGTTATCTCGCTTGTATTTAAATTCTGAAGTTTATGGAGTAGAAGCTAAATATGATTCGTGTATGATCTACAGCCAAAAAGTACTGGACGAAGGTTATGATTTGGAGGCTGATTATACAAAGTTATTTAATGCTGATAATAGTAAACGTGTTGGATCAGGTAACGAAATCATTTTTTCTTTGGTACACGATGGTAACAATGTAGTATCTTACGATGTTGCCTCATATTTAACCTTGGGTCAAGTTGATGATGAAAATGGTTATGACCTTTCTCAATTAGGCCTAGAAACAGCTTGGAATATGTTTCGTTTACGAGGTAATTTTACTGAATTATTTACTGAGGAAGAAGATAGTCGTAACCTGATTTATCAAGGTAGTAACTCTCAATATATGACCAATGGTATGGAAGACCGTACAGGTGGTTATTTTGCCGTTAAATGGTCTAATCTTTTAGATGATGGAACAGCTGCACAAACAATAGGAACAAGTGTAACAGGTAATGATTTTCCTGTATTTCGTTTGGCCGAAGCTTACTTAAATTATGCTGAAGCTGCCTATCGTGGAGGTTCTAACAAAGATATTGCATTAAACTACGTAAATATTGTTAGACAAGAACGTGGTGCATCTGTTGTAGAAGAAAGTCAACTAGCTGCTTCTCAAAATGGAATTGCAAATAAATTCTTTTTAGATGAAAGAGGACGTGAGTTCTATTTGGAAGCTATGCGTCGTACCGACCTGATTCGTTTTGATTGCTTTACCAATAATAAATATTTATGGGAATGGAAAGGCGGAGCTCAGGATGGTGTAGCCGTTAACAACAAATACAATATTTACCCTATTCCGGCAACAGAGATAATTGCTAATCCAAATTTATCTAACCAATATTATTAA
- a CDS encoding DUF5114 domain-containing protein yields MKNHILYIIIALFAVFTSCEKEGDKLTVSGLTDPTVVASGESVVLKPAMRKAPVLALSWEDSKLEVNDPAYGVTDEFPYVRIELSATEDFKTYQSIQPTSSVHAITGGKLNTICRLLGFEPDVKQTLYIRVNTSYGRNTTPLYGNVLTFDVTTYYVDLYRASILNKEREDTGYKLYSPEANGVFYGFTGVDAWYNWFMMDGDYELWGNDGVAGTAFLLSSDEPTFFNMWYPGASGCYFTTVNTPKSQWNTISIPTLSVSGAVTGEMTFDQDEVKWVFPITTSEDNATVKVSTKDAALYNMSTGDREGEKTEIGFIPSADGSLTFAESADAATEFTFGAAGDYTLTLYLSDYSNLYYEIKDGIDQPDPEPEVYENLYLIGITAGDWNFDNYISLLSEADLTYAGIVNANSEWGYQMAVEVDNWSDVYTMGQAEGTLEFKGEGNIPAPAAGITLVQADLKNLTYSHTSVGNEIYLAGLNDVWNFTDAILTNTGNEPGIYTGTAEVYQATTYGVKIYLQADNWDTFMAGSTDKLILNGNDAPEAIGLANGTYNVTVDLIGGTCTFQAQ; encoded by the coding sequence ATGAAAAATCATATTTTATATATTATAATAGCCTTGTTTGCGGTATTTACGTCCTGCGAAAAAGAAGGTGATAAGCTAACAGTATCAGGACTTACTGATCCAACTGTAGTAGCTTCTGGCGAAAGTGTGGTGCTTAAGCCTGCAATGCGAAAAGCTCCGGTACTTGCTTTAAGCTGGGAAGATAGCAAATTGGAAGTAAATGATCCGGCTTATGGAGTTACAGATGAGTTTCCTTATGTACGAATAGAGTTGTCAGCAACTGAGGATTTTAAGACGTATCAATCAATTCAACCTACCAGCAGTGTACATGCTATTACCGGTGGTAAATTAAATACTATTTGCCGATTATTAGGTTTTGAACCTGATGTTAAGCAAACACTTTATATTCGTGTAAATACATCATATGGTAGAAATACTACACCATTATATGGTAATGTACTAACTTTTGATGTTACTACCTATTATGTTGATTTATATCGTGCTTCTATTTTAAATAAAGAACGAGAAGATACTGGTTATAAGTTATATTCACCAGAGGCAAACGGTGTCTTTTATGGATTTACAGGTGTAGATGCTTGGTATAATTGGTTTATGATGGATGGGGATTATGAGTTGTGGGGTAACGATGGTGTTGCTGGTACTGCATTTTTATTGTCTTCTGATGAGCCTACTTTCTTCAATATGTGGTATCCTGGGGCTTCAGGATGTTACTTTACAACTGTTAATACGCCTAAAAGTCAATGGAATACTATTTCTATTCCAACTTTAAGTGTAAGTGGCGCTGTAACAGGGGAAATGACATTTGACCAGGACGAAGTGAAGTGGGTTTTCCCAATTACTACGAGTGAAGATAATGCTACTGTTAAAGTAAGCACTAAAGATGCTGCACTTTACAATATGTCAACAGGTGACAGAGAAGGTGAAAAGACTGAAATAGGATTTATTCCTTCTGCTGATGGAAGTTTAACTTTTGCAGAATCAGCTGATGCAGCTACTGAATTTACTTTTGGTGCAGCAGGCGATTATACTTTAACACTTTATTTATCTGATTATTCTAATTTATATTACGAAATAAAAGATGGTATTGATCAACCAGATCCGGAACCTGAGGTATATGAGAATTTATATCTAATTGGTATAACTGCAGGAGATTGGAATTTTGATAATTATATAAGTTTACTTAGCGAAGCTGATTTAACTTATGCCGGAATTGTTAATGCCAACTCTGAATGGGGATATCAAATGGCTGTTGAAGTAGATAATTGGTCTGATGTATACACAATGGGGCAAGCAGAAGGAACCCTCGAGTTTAAAGGTGAAGGAAATATTCCTGCTCCGGCGGCAGGTATTACTCTTGTTCAGGCTGATCTTAAAAATTTAACCTATAGCCACACTTCAGTGGGTAACGAAATCTATTTGGCCGGATTAAATGATGTTTGGAACTTTACCGATGCTATATTAACAAATACAGGTAATGAACCAGGTATTTATACAGGTACTGCAGAAGTATATCAGGCAACTACTTATGGGGTTAAAATTTATCTGCAGGCCGATAATTGGGATACTTTTATGGCAGGTTCTACTGATAAACTAATTTTGAATGGTAATGATGCTCCGGAAGCTATTGGATTAGCAAATGGAACATATAATGTTACTGTTGATTTAATTGGAGGTACTTGTACTTTTCAAGCTCAATAA
- a CDS encoding glycosyl hydrolase 53 family protein, producing the protein MKITKFLYLIVFVLFVYACGSDDDTPVKPIDPEVPEDMSGFAKGADVSWLTEMESNNIAFRDTAGEEKECISLLKSMGMNSIRLRVWVDPVNGWCNKADLLVKAKRAADLNMRILIDFHYSDVWADPATQTKPVAWENYNFDELCQAVADHTTDVLTSLKEWGITPEWVQVGNETGDGMLWEDGRATVNMANYATLNNFGYDAVKAVFPEAIVIIHRQEGDKNGSFRWLFDNLKANGAKWDAIGMSLYPEQDNLGTINDLAIANVKDMIERYDCDVVFCEVGYYAALEDASYTFLHDLITRSKAIDRCLGVFYWEPQSYNNWKGYDKGAFDADGMPTKALFAFDED; encoded by the coding sequence ATGAAGATTACAAAATTTCTATACCTCATCGTTTTTGTTCTGTTTGTTTATGCATGCGGAAGTGATGATGATACTCCGGTTAAGCCTATTGATCCGGAAGTGCCCGAAGATATGAGTGGTTTTGCCAAAGGGGCAGATGTTAGCTGGTTAACTGAGATGGAAAGCAATAATATTGCATTTAGAGATACTGCCGGCGAGGAAAAAGAATGCATCAGTCTTTTAAAAAGCATGGGAATGAATTCAATTCGTCTTCGTGTTTGGGTTGATCCTGTAAACGGATGGTGTAACAAAGCCGATTTATTGGTTAAAGCTAAGCGTGCAGCTGATTTAAATATGCGTATTTTAATCGATTTCCATTATAGTGATGTTTGGGCTGATCCTGCAACACAAACCAAACCTGTTGCATGGGAAAACTATAATTTCGATGAATTATGTCAGGCTGTTGCCGATCACACTACCGATGTACTTACTTCTTTAAAAGAGTGGGGTATTACTCCTGAGTGGGTTCAGGTTGGAAACGAAACTGGCGACGGTATGTTGTGGGAAGACGGGCGTGCAACTGTAAATATGGCGAATTATGCTACTTTAAATAACTTTGGATACGATGCCGTAAAAGCTGTTTTTCCTGAAGCTATTGTTATTATTCACCGCCAGGAGGGAGATAAGAATGGATCATTTCGCTGGTTGTTCGATAATTTAAAAGCAAACGGGGCTAAGTGGGATGCCATTGGTATGTCTTTATATCCTGAACAAGATAATTTGGGAACCATTAACGATTTAGCAATTGCTAATGTAAAGGATATGATTGAAAGATACGACTGTGATGTTGTATTTTGTGAGGTAGGTTACTATGCAGCGTTAGAGGATGCATCGTATACATTTTTACATGACTTGATTACCCGATCAAAAGCTATTGACAGATGTTTGGGAGTTTTCTATTGGGAGCCTCAATCATATAATAACTGGAAAGGATACGATAAAGGAGCTTTTGATGCTGATGGAATGCCAACAAAAGCATTATTCGCATTTGACGAGGATTAA
- a CDS encoding diacylglycerol kinase family protein yields MQYLKKRVKSFTYALKGIFHVVKDEPNARIHIVATFVVLILGFILKIKAYDWLWIGLAIILVFITEIINTSIENLADAVTKERNDYLGKAKDLGAAATLLAALFAVIVASVVLYPKVVVLF; encoded by the coding sequence ATGCAATATCTTAAAAAAAGAGTCAAAAGCTTCACATATGCATTAAAGGGTATTTTTCATGTGGTAAAAGATGAACCTAACGCCCGAATTCATATAGTTGCTACATTTGTTGTTTTAATTTTAGGATTTATTCTAAAAATTAAAGCATACGATTGGCTATGGATTGGGCTAGCCATAATATTGGTTTTTATTACCGAAATCATTAACACATCTATCGAGAATCTTGCTGATGCAGTTACCAAAGAAAGGAATGATTATCTCGGTAAAGCCAAAGATTTGGGGGCTGCGGCTACGTTATTAGCCGCCTTATTTGCTGTCATTGTGGCTAGTGTTGTTTTATATCCTAAAGTTGTAGTATTATTCTAA
- a CDS encoding acyl-CoA carboxylase subunit beta, producing MKVSEKIELLKKKREEAKLMGGEARVAKQHEKGKLSARERLDVLFDEGSFREIDMFVEHRSVNFGMEKVDVPSDGVIVGHGLVNGRPVFAFSQDFTSRGGSLGEMHAAKICKVMDLAVKAGAPIVGLNDSGGARVEEGVDALKAYGEIFMRNSRSSGVIPQISAIMGPCAGGAVYSPIMTDFIFMVKKKSHMFITSPYVIKTVTGEETTFEELGGAMVHNSKSGNAHFAYDSDEETIEGIKELLEYLPNNNLEEAPQVPMGDDPQRECEELNTIIPDSSNVPYDMKTIIESVLDNGEFMEVHEHYAENAIVGFGHLNNRSVGIIANQPMIQAGCLDIDASDKISRFVRTCDAFNIPMITFVDVPGYLPGVQQEWDGIIRHGAKLLWSYAEATVPKFTVITRKDYGGAYLAMCSKPLGADMVFAWPSAEIAVMGAKGAVEVISTYRKQIAEAEDKAAKTEEKIKEYEDAFSVPYLAAKRGYIDDVIIPSETRQRLVDALEIMSTKTEVLPPKKHGNIPL from the coding sequence ATGAAAGTGTCTGAAAAAATTGAGCTGCTCAAAAAAAAGAGAGAAGAAGCCAAATTAATGGGTGGAGAGGCTCGAGTTGCTAAGCAACATGAGAAAGGAAAACTTTCGGCTCGCGAAAGGCTTGATGTTCTTTTTGATGAGGGGTCATTTAGGGAAATAGACATGTTTGTGGAACACCGCTCTGTTAACTTTGGAATGGAAAAAGTAGACGTTCCTTCTGATGGAGTTATTGTGGGTCACGGATTAGTAAACGGTCGTCCCGTATTTGCTTTTTCACAGGATTTTACTTCACGTGGTGGTTCGCTTGGCGAAATGCACGCAGCAAAAATCTGTAAGGTTATGGATTTGGCTGTTAAGGCCGGAGCTCCTATTGTAGGATTAAACGACTCTGGAGGTGCCCGCGTTGAAGAAGGAGTTGACGCTTTAAAAGCGTATGGTGAAATTTTTATGCGTAACTCACGCTCTTCGGGTGTGATTCCGCAAATTAGTGCTATAATGGGCCCTTGTGCCGGTGGTGCTGTTTATTCACCTATCATGACTGACTTTATTTTTATGGTTAAAAAGAAAAGTCACATGTTTATCACCAGCCCATATGTTATTAAAACGGTTACTGGTGAAGAAACTACTTTTGAGGAATTAGGTGGAGCTATGGTTCACAACTCAAAAAGTGGTAACGCTCATTTTGCTTACGATAGCGATGAGGAAACAATTGAAGGTATTAAAGAATTATTAGAGTATTTACCTAATAATAATTTAGAAGAAGCTCCTCAGGTTCCAATGGGAGATGATCCTCAACGCGAATGCGAAGAGTTAAACACCATTATTCCTGATTCATCAAACGTACCTTACGACATGAAAACAATCATCGAATCAGTTCTTGATAACGGTGAATTCATGGAAGTACACGAGCATTATGCAGAAAATGCAATTGTAGGTTTCGGACACTTGAATAACAGATCAGTTGGTATCATTGCAAACCAGCCTATGATTCAGGCAGGTTGTTTGGATATCGATGCTTCAGATAAAATCAGTCGCTTTGTTCGTACTTGCGACGCTTTCAATATCCCAATGATTACTTTCGTTGATGTTCCTGGATACCTTCCTGGAGTTCAACAAGAGTGGGATGGTATTATCCGTCACGGTGCTAAATTACTTTGGAGTTATGCCGAGGCTACTGTACCTAAATTTACTGTAATTACCCGTAAAGATTATGGTGGTGCTTATTTGGCAATGTGTTCTAAACCATTGGGTGCCGATATGGTATTTGCATGGCCAAGTGCCGAAATTGCTGTAATGGGTGCTAAAGGTGCTGTGGAAGTAATTTCGACTTACCGTAAACAAATTGCCGAAGCTGAAGATAAAGCAGCTAAAACGGAAGAGAAAATCAAAGAATACGAAGACGCATTTAGTGTACCTTATTTGGCTGCTAAACGTGGATATATCGATGATGTTATCATTCCTAGCGAAACACGTCAACGTTTGGTAGACGCGCTTGAAATTATGTCGACTAAAACAGAGGTGTTGCCTCCTAAAAAGCACGGTAATATTCCTTTGTAA